In a single window of the Thiohalophilus sp. genome:
- the hprK gene encoding HPr(Ser) kinase/phosphatase, protein MSGPISSNDIFQAHQKELGLRWVVGEQNKGKLTEVDARLSDSSLIGHLNLVRPNYIQVLADTELEYLDNLGKNSLQDTLQRLYDSSPLMVIIAGGISPPESLLEFARQNGTPLVTASESSHKIVDHLHYYLSNQLTEKTVFHGVFMEVFGIGVLLTGPSGVGKSELALELLSRGHRLVADDAPEFRRTAPDAITGSCPSLLTDFIEVRGLGVLNIRAMYGNNAILDHKRLRLIVRLDTEPDLSNEPIERLDHTGRSRRLLEVDIPEVRLPVAPGRDLAVIIEAAVRNHVLYLNGYNAAQDFIERQQELIKRARSS, encoded by the coding sequence ATGTCCGGCCCGATCTCCAGCAACGATATCTTTCAGGCACATCAGAAAGAACTCGGCTTGAGATGGGTTGTAGGCGAACAGAATAAAGGCAAGCTGACCGAGGTGGATGCCCGGCTGTCCGACAGCAGTCTCATCGGCCACCTGAACCTGGTCAGACCCAACTATATTCAGGTGCTGGCCGACACCGAACTCGAGTATCTGGACAATCTGGGGAAAAACTCGCTGCAGGATACACTGCAACGTCTGTATGACTCCAGTCCCCTGATGGTCATCATTGCCGGTGGTATCAGCCCGCCGGAATCCCTGCTCGAATTTGCCCGGCAAAACGGCACACCGTTAGTCACTGCCAGCGAAAGCAGTCACAAGATTGTCGATCATCTGCATTATTACCTGAGTAACCAACTCACCGAAAAAACCGTCTTCCACGGCGTATTCATGGAAGTCTTCGGCATCGGCGTGCTGCTGACCGGACCCAGCGGCGTCGGCAAAAGCGAACTGGCGCTAGAACTGCTCAGCCGCGGCCATCGACTGGTAGCCGACGACGCCCCGGAATTCCGGCGCACCGCCCCGGATGCCATCACCGGCAGCTGTCCCAGCCTGCTGACCGATTTTATCGAGGTGCGCGGGCTGGGCGTGTTGAACATCCGCGCCATGTACGGCAACAATGCCATCCTCGATCACAAACGTCTGCGTTTGATTGTTCGCCTCGACACCGAGCCGGATTTGTCGAATGAACCGATTGAACGACTGGACCATACCGGTCGCAGCCGACGCCTGCTGGAAGTGGATATTCCGGAAGTCCGGTTACCCGTTGCGCCGGGCCGTGATCTGGCGGTCATTATTGAAGCGGCCGTGAGAAATCATGTACTCTACCTCAACGGCTATAATGCCGCACAGGACTTCATCGAACGCCAGCAGGAACTTATCAAACGGGCCCGTTCTTCATAA
- the lptA gene encoding lipopolysaccharide transport periplasmic protein LptA, whose translation MLLTRAKSLLLMTLLASIPASVWALSSDRDQPVNITADRMRADERQGISHYEGEVFLKQGSLEIRGDELTVHLQKGEVSRIIVIGKPAELQQQPDNREMVYSEARRMEYNTQSGELLLIDDARVKQGTNRISGTRIHYDTRNSIVAANSDSPSKQPDDPQSDGRVRVIIEPGDKPQDPGE comes from the coding sequence ATGTTATTAACCCGCGCTAAATCGTTGCTGCTGATGACCCTGCTGGCCAGCATCCCGGCGTCCGTCTGGGCGCTGAGCAGCGATCGCGACCAACCGGTCAACATCACAGCTGATCGCATGCGCGCCGACGAACGCCAGGGAATCAGTCACTATGAAGGTGAGGTGTTTCTCAAACAGGGCTCGCTGGAGATCCGCGGCGATGAACTCACCGTTCATTTACAAAAGGGTGAAGTCAGCCGGATCATCGTGATCGGTAAACCGGCCGAGCTGCAGCAGCAACCGGATAATCGGGAAATGGTCTATTCCGAGGCCCGACGCATGGAATACAACACCCAGAGCGGCGAACTGCTGTTGATCGATGACGCCAGGGTCAAACAGGGCACCAACCGCATCAGCGGCACACGCATTCACTACGACACCCGCAACAGTATCGTCGCGGCCAATAGCGACTCCCCGTCGAAACAGCCAGACGACCCGCAAAGCGACGGTCGGGTTCGCGTCATTATCGAGCCGGGCGACAAACCACAGGATCCGGGTGAATGA
- the hpf gene encoding ribosome hibernation-promoting factor, HPF/YfiA family produces MQVNITGHHVDITESMHDYVISKLERVERHFDNVTNVHVILSVEKNRQKAEATVHISGGELFANAENDDMYAAIDAMADKLDRQIKKHKEKLTDHHRAEGGLKKQPVE; encoded by the coding sequence ATGCAAGTCAATATTACAGGCCATCATGTCGATATCACCGAATCCATGCACGATTACGTCATCAGCAAACTGGAACGGGTCGAACGACACTTTGACAATGTCACCAATGTCCACGTCATCCTGAGCGTGGAAAAAAACCGTCAAAAAGCCGAAGCAACCGTGCATATCAGCGGTGGTGAGCTGTTTGCCAATGCCGAAAACGATGACATGTATGCAGCTATTGATGCCATGGCCGACAAGCTTGATCGGCAAATCAAAAAACACAAGGAAAAACTGACCGATCATCATCGCGCCGAAGGCGGTCTGAAGAAACAGCCCGTCGAATAA
- the mlaE gene encoding lipid asymmetry maintenance ABC transporter permease subunit MlaE produces the protein MLSSLQLLGHKALGFFQRLGRGHLLLLRILEGLPALVPKFALVIQQVYSVGVRSLLIILVSGAFVGMVLGLQGYNTLVDFGAEESLGVIVALSLVRELGPVVTALLFAGRAGSALTAEIGLMKTTEQLSAMEMMAVDPIRRVLAPRFLAGFLSMPLLAAIFSAVGVLGGYFVGVGLLGVDQGAYWSQMQANVDVYDDIYNGVIKSLVFGVVVTWIAVFEGYDAEPTSEGISRSTTRTVVHASLAVLGLDFVLTALMFGE, from the coding sequence ATGCTCTCTTCCTTGCAACTACTGGGACACAAGGCGCTGGGCTTTTTCCAGCGTCTGGGGCGTGGTCATCTGCTGCTGCTGCGCATTCTCGAAGGGCTGCCGGCGCTGGTACCGAAATTCGCTCTGGTGATTCAGCAGGTTTACTCGGTCGGTGTGCGGTCGCTGCTCATCATCCTGGTTTCCGGCGCCTTTGTCGGTATGGTGCTGGGCCTGCAGGGTTACAATACCCTGGTGGATTTCGGTGCCGAGGAGTCGCTCGGCGTGATCGTCGCCCTGAGCCTGGTCCGCGAGCTGGGGCCGGTGGTCACGGCGCTGCTGTTCGCCGGGCGGGCCGGCTCGGCGCTGACCGCCGAGATCGGTCTGATGAAAACCACCGAACAGCTCTCCGCCATGGAGATGATGGCCGTGGATCCCATTCGCCGGGTACTGGCGCCCCGTTTTCTGGCCGGTTTTTTGTCCATGCCCCTGCTGGCGGCGATCTTCAGCGCGGTCGGGGTGCTGGGCGGCTATTTTGTCGGCGTGGGCCTGCTCGGAGTGGACCAGGGCGCCTACTGGTCGCAAATGCAGGCCAATGTCGATGTGTATGACGATATTTATAATGGTGTGATCAAGAGCCTGGTCTTTGGCGTGGTGGTCACCTGGATTGCGGTGTTTGAAGGCTATGATGCCGAGCCGACCTCGGAAGGTATCAGTCGTTCCACCACCCGTACCGTCGTGCATGCCTCGCTGGCGGTACTGGGGCTGGACTTCGTGCTCACTGCGCTCATGTTTGGAGAATAA
- the mlaD gene encoding outer membrane lipid asymmetry maintenance protein MlaD, producing the protein MMNSRLVEIWVGIFVAAGLAALFMLAMQVSNLSTYSNGEGYEISARFQDISGLKVRSPVTMAGVTIGRVKSIGFDEQTFEAVVTLRIEDQYRETLPKDTSASIYTAGLLGEKYVGLEPGGAMKALGQGDEIKLTQDSLVLEKLIGQFISRFMDDSGDQ; encoded by the coding sequence ATGATGAATTCGCGTCTGGTTGAAATCTGGGTCGGGATCTTTGTCGCCGCGGGACTGGCGGCGCTGTTCATGCTGGCCATGCAGGTCAGCAACCTGAGCACCTACAGCAATGGCGAAGGCTACGAGATCAGCGCCCGCTTCCAGGATATCAGCGGTCTCAAGGTGCGTTCGCCGGTGACCATGGCCGGCGTGACCATCGGCCGGGTGAAGTCGATCGGTTTCGATGAGCAAACCTTCGAGGCGGTGGTCACCCTGCGCATCGAGGATCAGTATCGCGAGACCCTGCCCAAAGATACCTCGGCCAGCATCTATACCGCCGGTCTGCTCGGCGAAAAGTACGTGGGACTGGAGCCGGGCGGGGCGATGAAAGCGCTGGGGCAGGGCGACGAAATCAAGCTGACCCAGGACTCGCTGGTGCTGGAAAAACTGATCGGCCAGTTCATCAGCCGCTTTATGGATGACAGCGGAGATCAATAA
- a CDS encoding calcium/sodium antiporter: MLLSVIAVILGFAVVIKGADWFVQGAGATARNLGVSPLVIGLTIVGLGTSAPEMLISAIATLEGNSGLAVGNALGSNITNIALVLGITALVVPLVVRSETLRREYPVMFLIMLVSLMLVADGELGVLDGLILLVGMVLMLWWMVLLGKRKDHDPLEAEYASEIPAMTTPRALLWLMIGLVLLLASSRALVWGAVNIAHFFGVSDLIIGLTIVAIGTSLPELAASLMGALRKEPDIAIGNVIGSNMFNLLVVLGIPGLLGPVALEPEVLSRDFPVMIGLSIALFVMAYGFRGDGKINRFEGGLLLLAYVAYLTLLYFNIQQA; this comes from the coding sequence ATGCTGCTTTCCGTTATTGCCGTGATTCTCGGCTTTGCCGTTGTGATCAAGGGCGCCGACTGGTTTGTGCAGGGGGCCGGCGCCACGGCGCGCAATCTGGGGGTTTCGCCGCTGGTCATCGGCCTGACCATCGTCGGTCTGGGCACCTCGGCGCCGGAGATGCTGATCTCCGCCATTGCCACCCTGGAAGGCAACAGTGGTCTGGCGGTGGGCAACGCGCTGGGCTCGAACATTACCAACATTGCCCTGGTGCTGGGGATCACCGCCCTGGTGGTGCCGCTGGTCGTGCGTTCCGAAACCCTGCGCCGCGAATACCCGGTGATGTTTTTGATCATGCTGGTGAGCCTGATGCTGGTAGCCGATGGGGAGCTGGGGGTGCTGGACGGGCTGATCCTGCTGGTCGGAATGGTATTGATGCTGTGGTGGATGGTGCTGCTGGGCAAGCGCAAGGACCACGATCCGCTGGAGGCGGAATACGCCAGTGAAATCCCCGCCATGACCACACCCCGTGCCCTGCTGTGGCTGATGATCGGCCTGGTGCTGTTGCTGGCCAGTTCGCGGGCGCTGGTCTGGGGCGCGGTGAACATCGCCCACTTTTTCGGGGTCAGCGATCTGATCATCGGCCTGACGATTGTGGCCATCGGCACCAGCCTGCCGGAACTGGCCGCCTCGCTGATGGGGGCGCTGCGCAAGGAGCCGGACATTGCCATCGGCAATGTGATCGGGTCCAATATGTTCAATCTACTGGTCGTACTGGGTATCCCGGGCCTGCTGGGGCCGGTGGCGCTGGAGCCCGAGGTCCTGAGCCGGGATTTCCCGGTAATGATCGGCCTGAGCATCGCCCTGTTTGTGATGGCTTACGGCTTTCGGGGCGACGGCAAAATCAACCGGTTTGAAGGCGGGCTGTTATTACTGGCCTATGTGGCCTATCTCACACTACTTTATTTCAATATCCAGCAAGCTTGA
- the lptB gene encoding LPS export ABC transporter ATP-binding protein, which produces MSTLSASQLGKSYKGHKVVKDVSLTVDSGEIVGLLGPNGAGKTTSFYMVVGLIKADQGEIRLDDEDLTPLPMHLRARRGIGYLPQEASVFRKLSVAENILAILQTRKELAPYQQQQKLEELLEELHISHIRQTTGMSLSGGERRRVEIARALATEPRFILLDEPFAGVDPISVLDIQSIIRHLKDRGIGVLITDHNVRETLGICERAYIINAGEVIAQGEPEQLLQNKQVRKVYLGENFRL; this is translated from the coding sequence ATGAGCACCCTGAGCGCCAGCCAGCTGGGCAAGTCCTACAAAGGCCACAAGGTGGTCAAGGATGTCTCGCTGACCGTGGACAGTGGCGAGATTGTCGGGCTGCTGGGTCCCAACGGCGCCGGCAAGACCACCTCTTTTTATATGGTCGTGGGGCTGATCAAGGCCGATCAGGGCGAAATCCGGCTGGATGACGAGGATCTCACCCCCCTGCCCATGCACCTGCGGGCCCGGCGCGGCATCGGCTATCTGCCGCAGGAAGCCTCGGTGTTTCGCAAACTGAGCGTGGCCGAGAATATCCTGGCGATTCTGCAGACCCGCAAGGAGCTCGCCCCCTATCAGCAACAGCAAAAACTCGAGGAGTTGCTGGAAGAGTTGCACATCAGCCACATTCGCCAGACCACCGGCATGAGTCTGTCCGGCGGCGAGCGCCGCCGGGTGGAGATCGCCCGCGCTCTGGCCACCGAGCCGCGATTTATTCTGCTCGATGAACCCTTTGCGGGGGTGGATCCTATCTCCGTGCTGGATATTCAGAGTATCATTCGCCATCTGAAAGACCGTGGCATCGGCGTGCTGATAACCGATCATAACGTTCGGGAAACCCTGGGGATCTGCGAGCGGGCCTATATCATCAATGCCGGTGAGGTCATCGCCCAGGGCGAGCCGGAGCAACTGCTGCAGAACAAACAAGTTCGCAAGGTCTATTTGGGTGAAAATTTCCGTCTCTAG
- the ptsN gene encoding PTS IIA-like nitrogen regulatory protein PtsN, whose amino-acid sequence MQLSDFLSSDRIICNSDASSKKRALELLSELLAADQPNATDTDIFESLISRERLGGTGIGYGVAIPHGRLKNCDHATAAFIQLKQAIDFDAIDKQPVDLLFALVVPEESSEDHLKLLALLAGMFNDDEFREQTRQCQSGQDLHRLFTEQAGN is encoded by the coding sequence ATGCAATTATCAGATTTTCTCAGTTCGGACCGCATTATCTGCAACTCCGATGCATCAAGTAAAAAACGCGCTCTGGAACTGCTCAGTGAGCTGTTGGCCGCCGATCAACCGAACGCCACCGACACCGATATTTTTGAAAGCCTGATATCAAGAGAGCGTCTCGGGGGAACCGGCATCGGTTATGGTGTCGCCATCCCCCACGGGCGGCTGAAAAATTGCGACCATGCCACCGCCGCTTTTATCCAACTGAAACAAGCCATTGATTTTGACGCCATCGACAAGCAGCCGGTGGATCTGTTGTTCGCCCTGGTTGTGCCGGAAGAATCCAGCGAGGATCACCTGAAGCTGTTGGCGTTGCTGGCCGGGATGTTCAATGACGATGAGTTCCGGGAACAGACCCGCCAGTGTCAAAGCGGCCAGGATCTTCACCGGCTATTCACCGAGCAGGCCGGGAACTAA
- a CDS encoding VacJ family lipoprotein, with protein MMKNNNRSRSRLHVALITATLLLCGCASTNGPADEGQSDPLESYNRAMYKFNDAVDRSIARPTARAYKNNVPQPAQTGISNFFSNLDDVWVMVNNLLQLKFTDAVSDFSRVAWNSTVGLFGLIDVATPMGLPKHNEDFGQTLGSWGVGEGPYIVLPFLGPSTLRDTGGLVVDWEYEPLQEIEDDEAYWSAVVLRAINSRAQLLGASRMLEESGADPYTFMRDAYLQHRRNRVYDGNPPREERPQFEPTEEDRALERELEMELERELQ; from the coding sequence ATGATGAAAAATAACAACCGATCCCGTTCCCGCCTGCATGTCGCGTTGATTACCGCTACCCTGCTGCTTTGCGGCTGCGCCAGTACCAATGGCCCGGCCGATGAAGGTCAAAGCGATCCGCTCGAGTCCTATAACCGTGCCATGTACAAATTCAACGACGCGGTGGATCGCAGCATCGCCCGGCCGACCGCCCGGGCTTATAAAAACAACGTGCCGCAACCGGCGCAGACCGGCATCTCCAACTTCTTCAGCAACCTGGATGATGTCTGGGTGATGGTCAACAACCTGTTGCAACTCAAGTTCACGGATGCGGTCTCGGATTTCTCCCGCGTGGCCTGGAACTCGACCGTGGGCCTGTTCGGTTTGATCGATGTGGCTACCCCGATGGGCCTGCCCAAGCACAACGAGGACTTCGGCCAGACACTGGGCAGCTGGGGGGTCGGCGAAGGCCCCTATATCGTCTTGCCGTTTCTCGGCCCCAGCACCCTGCGAGACACCGGCGGACTTGTTGTCGACTGGGAATATGAGCCGTTGCAGGAAATTGAGGACGACGAAGCCTACTGGAGCGCGGTAGTGCTGCGCGCCATCAATTCCCGCGCACAACTGCTCGGCGCCAGCCGTATGCTGGAAGAGTCCGGCGCCGATCCCTACACCTTCATGCGCGACGCCTATTTGCAGCATCGGCGCAACCGGGTGTATGACGGCAATCCGCCGCGGGAGGAACGGCCGCAATTTGAACCGACCGAGGAAGATCGGGCGCTGGAACGCGAGCTGGAGATGGAGCTCGAACGCGAACTGCAGTAG
- the lptC gene encoding LPS export ABC transporter periplasmic protein LptC, with the protein MNKLQIISIILLVILIGAFSNWLLTGLETQPRMIPREVRHDPDYFLQNFTATRMDENGVARHRLVADYLEHYPDDDTLVIQQLTLDLYREDLPPWTAQANQGVVYEQGERIELSGEVELHRPATAHNEALTLVTEKLTVYPQREYAETDAAVTITSDSSETRAIGMRLNVARGLLELLSDTRGTYVINPR; encoded by the coding sequence ATGAATAAGCTGCAAATCATCAGTATTATTCTGCTGGTCATCCTGATCGGCGCCTTCAGTAACTGGCTGCTCACCGGCCTTGAAACCCAGCCGAGAATGATTCCCCGCGAAGTCCGCCATGATCCCGATTATTTTCTGCAGAACTTCACCGCCACCCGCATGGATGAAAACGGCGTGGCGCGCCACCGGCTGGTAGCTGATTATCTGGAACATTATCCCGATGACGACACCCTCGTGATTCAGCAACTGACGCTGGATCTGTATCGCGAGGATCTGCCGCCCTGGACCGCGCAGGCCAACCAGGGCGTGGTCTACGAGCAGGGGGAACGCATCGAGCTCAGCGGCGAGGTGGAACTGCATCGCCCGGCCACCGCGCACAACGAGGCGCTGACCCTGGTGACCGAAAAACTGACCGTTTATCCCCAACGGGAATACGCCGAGACCGATGCGGCTGTTACAATCACCAGCGATAGCAGCGAGACCCGGGCGATCGGAATGCGGCTGAACGTGGCCCGGGGCCTGCTTGAACTGTTGTCGGATACCCGAGGAACCTATGTTATTAACCCGCGCTAA
- a CDS encoding heavy metal-associated domain-containing protein produces MSDTLQITAQNIKCGGCVAAIENGLKALPGIDQVEVTIDNGRVRIEGEDLSEQVIRDKLAELGYPAAE; encoded by the coding sequence ATGAGTGACACATTGCAAATTACGGCACAGAACATCAAATGCGGGGGCTGCGTCGCCGCCATTGAAAACGGCCTCAAGGCCCTGCCCGGAATCGATCAGGTGGAAGTGACCATCGACAACGGCCGGGTGCGTATCGAAGGCGAGGATCTGTCGGAACAGGTGATTCGCGACAAGTTGGCGGAGCTGGGTTATCCCGCCGCCGAATAA
- the kdsC gene encoding 3-deoxy-manno-octulosonate-8-phosphatase KdsC gives MKDILARAAQIELVVFDVDGVLTDGSLFVGDDGQEYKAFHSRDGFGIKLLKESGVEIGVITARSSNVVQHRMDNLGIEHVYQGQLEKLPAFEELVGKLGLTLEQAAYVGDDVVDLPVMRRAGLAIAVQDAHPLAKQHAHWQTPHGGGHGAARDVCELIMEAHNTLDAQLNKFLYE, from the coding sequence ATGAAAGATATCCTGGCCCGTGCCGCCCAGATCGAGCTGGTGGTTTTTGATGTGGATGGCGTACTCACCGACGGCAGTCTGTTTGTCGGCGACGACGGTCAGGAATACAAGGCATTTCATTCGCGTGACGGTTTTGGCATCAAGCTGCTCAAGGAGAGCGGCGTTGAAATCGGTGTCATCACCGCACGCAGTTCGAACGTGGTCCAGCATCGCATGGACAACCTCGGCATCGAACACGTCTATCAGGGCCAACTGGAGAAACTGCCGGCCTTCGAGGAGCTGGTAGGCAAGCTGGGCCTGACGCTGGAACAGGCCGCCTACGTGGGAGACGATGTGGTCGATCTGCCGGTGATGCGCCGCGCCGGCCTGGCCATCGCGGTGCAAGATGCCCATCCCCTGGCCAAACAGCATGCCCACTGGCAGACCCCGCACGGCGGGGGGCACGGCGCGGCGCGCGATGTCTGCGAACTGATCATGGAAGCGCACAATACGCTGGATGCGCAGTTGAATAAATTCCTCTATGAATAA
- a CDS encoding RNA polymerase factor sigma-54, translated as MKQTLQLRLGQHLTMTPQLQQAIRLLQLSTLELQTEIQDALDSNLMLEMDEEGDSTENNEPTDSYTVAEAPPGAENQETPQNVAESDETESAASETPGEIPDDLPVDSNWDDIYDNVATAQASSPAEPGPDFEISGSTDETLQDYLRWQMELSHFSDTDRAIAEVIIDSINDDGYLGCSIEEVQQALGDEEIELDEIEAVLHRVQHFDPPGVGARDLRESLTLQLKQFPLEHAHLQKAMELVDQHFELLAHRDYAQLQRKLKLDEAELRDVVQLITSLNPRPGGRINTGQPEYIIPDVIVNKVKGQWRVELNPDAAPRLRINPHYASLIKKVKNDEDNATLKNHLQEARWFLKSLTSRNETLLKVATSIVERQKDFLEHGEEAMKALVLHDIAEEVDMHESTISRVTTKKYMHTPRGIYELKYFFSSHVSTSSGGEASATAIRALIKKLVAAESPNKPLSDSKIATILSDKGINVARRTVAKYREAMAIPPSNERKRLA; from the coding sequence ATGAAGCAAACCCTACAACTCCGACTCGGTCAGCATCTGACCATGACCCCACAGCTGCAGCAAGCCATTCGGCTGCTACAACTATCGACGCTTGAGCTGCAGACCGAGATTCAGGATGCGCTGGATTCCAACCTCATGCTGGAGATGGATGAGGAAGGCGACAGCACCGAGAATAACGAGCCGACGGACAGCTATACCGTCGCCGAGGCACCACCCGGCGCGGAAAACCAGGAAACTCCGCAAAATGTGGCGGAGAGTGACGAGACCGAATCCGCCGCGAGCGAGACACCGGGCGAAATTCCCGATGACCTGCCGGTCGACAGCAACTGGGACGATATCTATGACAATGTCGCCACAGCGCAGGCAAGCAGCCCGGCCGAACCCGGCCCGGATTTCGAAATCTCCGGCTCCACCGATGAAACGCTGCAGGATTACCTGCGCTGGCAGATGGAACTGAGTCACTTCAGCGACACCGACCGGGCTATCGCCGAAGTCATCATTGACTCGATCAATGATGACGGCTACCTGGGTTGCAGCATCGAGGAGGTGCAACAAGCACTGGGTGATGAGGAGATCGAGCTGGATGAAATCGAGGCCGTGCTGCATCGCGTTCAGCATTTTGATCCCCCGGGCGTGGGAGCCCGCGATCTGCGCGAGAGTCTGACCCTGCAACTCAAGCAATTCCCGCTGGAACACGCCCACCTGCAGAAGGCCATGGAACTGGTCGATCAACACTTTGAACTGCTGGCCCACCGCGATTACGCCCAGTTGCAGCGCAAGCTGAAACTGGACGAAGCCGAACTGCGGGACGTCGTGCAGCTGATCACCTCCCTCAACCCGCGTCCCGGCGGTCGAATCAACACCGGGCAACCCGAGTACATTATCCCCGATGTCATCGTCAACAAGGTGAAGGGCCAGTGGCGCGTCGAGCTCAACCCCGACGCCGCGCCGCGGTTGCGCATCAATCCCCATTACGCCAGCCTGATCAAAAAGGTCAAAAACGATGAAGATAACGCAACGTTGAAAAACCACCTGCAGGAAGCTCGCTGGTTTCTCAAGAGTCTCACCAGTCGCAACGAAACCCTGCTCAAGGTGGCCACCAGCATCGTCGAACGGCAAAAGGACTTTCTCGAGCACGGCGAGGAAGCCATGAAAGCCCTGGTGCTGCACGATATCGCCGAAGAGGTCGACATGCATGAGTCCACCATCTCACGGGTCACCACCAAAAAATACATGCATACGCCGCGCGGGATCTATGAGCTGAAATACTTCTTTTCCAGCCACGTCTCCACCTCCAGCGGGGGCGAGGCGTCGGCCACGGCCATTCGGGCCCTGATCAAGAAGCTGGTAGCTGCCGAGAGCCCGAACAAACCACTGAGTGACAGTAAAATCGCCACGATACTTTCGGATAAAGGGATTAATGTCGCCCGCCGAACCGTCGCTAAATACCGAGAGGCCATGGCGATTCCACCTTCCAATGAACGCAAACGTCTGGCATAA
- a CDS encoding ATP-binding cassette domain-containing protein, with amino-acid sequence MAVDDNLVEIRNLTFCRGRNLIFDDIDIDIRRGSITAIMGPSGTGKTTLLRLIGRQLQPEAGTIVVDGENVNRLGRGALYELRKRMGMLFQNGALLTDMNVYDNVAFPIREHTRLPERLIRTLVLMKLEAVGLRGARELMPAELSGGMARRVALARAIALDPMMIMYDEPFTGQDPISMGVLVRLIKDLNDALGLTSVIVSHDIAETAEIADDIYLLSGGKVVAHGSREDLRHSDSEWAQQFMQGLPDGPVPFHYPAAGYADDLVNNSGARD; translated from the coding sequence ATGGCAGTTGATGACAATCTGGTCGAAATCCGTAACCTCACTTTTTGCCGGGGGCGTAATCTCATTTTCGACGATATCGATATCGATATCCGCCGCGGCAGCATCACCGCCATCATGGGGCCCAGTGGCACCGGCAAGACCACCCTGTTACGTCTGATAGGCCGCCAACTGCAACCCGAGGCCGGCACCATTGTGGTCGACGGCGAGAACGTCAACCGGCTGGGACGCGGTGCCCTGTATGAATTGCGCAAGCGCATGGGCATGCTGTTTCAAAACGGTGCCCTGCTCACCGACATGAACGTTTACGACAATGTCGCCTTTCCGATACGCGAGCATACCCGCCTGCCGGAACGCTTGATCCGCACCCTGGTGCTGATGAAGCTCGAAGCCGTCGGCCTGCGCGGCGCGCGGGAGCTGATGCCGGCCGAGCTCTCCGGCGGCATGGCGCGACGGGTGGCGCTGGCCCGGGCAATCGCCCTGGATCCGATGATGATCATGTACGACGAGCCGTTCACCGGGCAGGACCCGATCTCCATGGGCGTGCTGGTGCGCCTGATCAAGGATCTCAACGACGCGCTGGGACTGACCAGCGTGATCGTCTCGCACGATATCGCCGAGACGGCCGAGATTGCCGATGACATCTATCTGCTCTCCGGCGGCAAGGTGGTGGCGCACGGCAGCCGGGAGGATCTGCGCCACTCCGATTCCGAATGGGCCCAGCAGTTCATGCAGGGGCTGCCCGACGGGCCGGTGCCGTTTCACTATCCGGCCGCGGGCTATGCCGATGATCTGGTCAATAACAGCGGGGCGCGCGACTGA